In Bremerella cremea, one DNA window encodes the following:
- a CDS encoding arylsulfatase, which translates to MLRFVVLTLAIALLPASLFAAEENKPNVIFIYADDLGYGDVGCFGQQIIQTPHLDQMANDGVKLTSFYAGCTVCRPSRLVLWTGKHLGHQPINDNKPYTMQSDDFTLAELMKEQGYVTGGVGKWAMGTPGSGGEPIHHGFDFWCGYLDQSAAHNYYPTHLWRCEGDKCEKLPLAGNVLMGDKKPENRVAKLDARKTYSHDVMTNEAFDFIRRNQDKPFLLHLHWTLPHANNEGGRVTGNGSEVPTYGQYKDKAWPDAEKGFAEMVTYLDGSVGQLRALLKELDLEENTLIVFTSDNGPHNEGGHDVNYFDSNGPLKGFKRSVYEGGIREPFIAVWPGKIPAGTESGTTFNAYDVLATYADLTGAKDVPKNDGLSFLPTLLGKPDPEAAERISYSSFNKSEAARYKEFKGVRKGPNQPLELYDLSVDIGEEHNIAQDKPEMVEKLTNFITEAKAN; encoded by the coding sequence ATGCTCCGTTTTGTCGTTCTGACACTGGCCATTGCCCTGCTTCCCGCGTCCCTGTTTGCTGCGGAAGAGAACAAGCCCAATGTCATTTTTATCTATGCCGACGATCTCGGTTACGGAGATGTGGGTTGCTTCGGTCAGCAGATCATTCAAACGCCCCATTTAGATCAGATGGCCAACGATGGAGTAAAGCTCACAAGTTTCTACGCTGGCTGCACCGTTTGTCGTCCTTCGCGCTTGGTGCTGTGGACCGGCAAGCATCTCGGCCATCAGCCGATCAACGATAACAAGCCGTACACAATGCAATCGGATGACTTCACCCTGGCCGAACTAATGAAGGAGCAAGGCTACGTTACCGGCGGCGTTGGCAAATGGGCGATGGGCACGCCAGGCAGCGGTGGTGAGCCAATCCATCACGGATTCGACTTTTGGTGTGGCTACCTCGACCAAAGCGCGGCCCACAATTATTACCCAACGCATCTCTGGCGATGCGAAGGAGACAAGTGCGAAAAGCTACCACTAGCAGGTAACGTGCTGATGGGCGACAAGAAGCCAGAGAATCGCGTAGCAAAGCTCGATGCTAGGAAGACTTACTCGCACGATGTTATGACAAACGAAGCGTTTGACTTCATTCGCCGGAACCAAGATAAACCGTTTCTGCTGCATCTGCACTGGACCTTGCCGCACGCTAACAACGAAGGGGGCCGCGTCACCGGCAACGGCAGCGAAGTTCCCACCTACGGTCAATACAAAGATAAGGCTTGGCCCGACGCCGAAAAAGGTTTCGCAGAGATGGTTACCTACCTAGACGGAAGCGTCGGCCAACTGCGGGCTTTGTTAAAAGAATTGGACCTGGAAGAAAATACGCTAATCGTCTTCACCTCCGACAACGGACCGCATAACGAAGGAGGCCACGATGTGAACTACTTCGATTCCAACGGACCTCTGAAAGGTTTCAAGCGATCGGTCTACGAAGGTGGTATCCGCGAACCATTTATCGCCGTCTGGCCCGGTAAGATCCCCGCCGGTACCGAGTCAGGCACAACGTTCAATGCCTACGATGTGTTGGCCACGTACGCCGATCTAACCGGCGCGAAAGATGTGCCTAAGAATGACGGCCTCAGCTTCCTGCCCACACTGCTGGGCAAGCCAGATCCAGAAGCCGCCGAGCGAATCAGCTATTCGTCGTTCAACAAATCAGAAGCGGCCCGCTACAAAGAATTCAAGGGAGTCCGCAAAGGCCCGAATCAGCCGCTGGAACTGTACGACCTGAGCGTTGACATCGGAGAAGAGCACAACATCGCGCAGGACAAGCCTGAGATGGTCGAGAAACTGACGAACTTTATCACCGAAGCGAAAGCGAACTAG
- the ilvN gene encoding acetolactate synthase small subunit, whose amino-acid sequence MRHVLSAVVQNVPGVLAHISGMLASRGYNIDSLAVGETEDTNLSRMTFVLVGDDHVLEQVRKQLEKIVTVVRVLDVSSQDFVERDLMLIKVNAEAGGSRNEIHELAEIFRGKIVDVGRNEVIIEISGTENKIVAFIDLMRPYGIRELVRTGRIAMVRAGTSLEEQVVDPHAVEA is encoded by the coding sequence ATGCGTCACGTGCTCTCGGCGGTGGTACAGAATGTGCCCGGGGTACTCGCCCACATTTCCGGGATGCTCGCCTCTCGCGGATACAATATCGATTCGCTCGCGGTGGGTGAAACCGAGGATACTAACTTGTCGCGGATGACGTTCGTACTCGTCGGCGACGATCATGTCCTTGAGCAAGTACGCAAGCAACTGGAAAAGATTGTCACCGTCGTACGCGTACTCGATGTCAGCTCGCAAGATTTCGTCGAACGTGACTTGATGTTGATCAAGGTCAACGCCGAAGCTGGCGGTTCGCGAAACGAAATCCACGAACTGGCCGAGATCTTCCGTGGCAAGATTGTCGACGTCGGGCGTAACGAGGTGATCATCGAAATCTCCGGTACCGAAAATAAGATCGTCGCATTCATCGATTTGATGCGACCTTATGGAATCCGCGAACTGGTGAGGACGGGACGAATCGCTATGGTTCGCGCGGGCACCTCCCTGGAAGAACAGGTCGTAGATCCGCACGCTGTAGAAGCTTAA
- the ilvC gene encoding ketol-acid reductoisomerase: MTRYNLETKNEMTAKIYYDNDADLSVLKGKTIAILGYGSQGHAQAQNLRDSGCTVIIGQRPGSPNYDLAKSHGFEPMSVEEATKKADIVNMLLPDEVQADIYNQFVKPNLKPGNVLMCSHGFNIHFNQVVPPEGVDSVLVAPKGPGHLVRSEYEKGGGVPGLIALGEGVSDESRQIGLAYAKGIGATRGGVIETTFAEETETDLFGEQVVLCGGLSELIKAGFETLVEAGYQEEMAYFECMHEVKLIVDLFYQGGLNYMRYSVSNTAEFGDYSTGPRIITPETKAEMKKVLTEIQDGTFARNWILENKAGAARFKAIRRRERTHQVEEVGKRLRRLMSWIDSKEV; encoded by the coding sequence ATCACTAGATACAACTTAGAGACAAAGAACGAAATGACCGCCAAAATTTACTACGACAACGATGCTGACCTGTCCGTGCTGAAGGGCAAAACGATTGCCATTCTCGGTTACGGTTCGCAAGGGCATGCCCAAGCTCAGAACCTACGTGACAGCGGCTGCACCGTTATCATCGGCCAGCGTCCTGGTAGCCCGAATTACGACTTGGCCAAGTCGCACGGCTTCGAGCCGATGAGCGTCGAAGAAGCGACCAAGAAGGCCGACATCGTCAACATGCTGCTGCCTGACGAAGTGCAAGCCGACATCTACAACCAGTTCGTCAAGCCGAACCTGAAGCCAGGCAACGTGCTGATGTGTTCGCACGGTTTCAACATTCACTTCAATCAAGTCGTTCCGCCGGAAGGTGTCGACTCGGTCCTGGTCGCCCCTAAGGGCCCTGGTCACCTGGTTCGTAGCGAATACGAAAAGGGTGGCGGTGTTCCTGGCCTGATCGCTTTGGGCGAAGGCGTTTCGGACGAATCGCGTCAGATCGGTTTGGCCTACGCCAAGGGGATCGGTGCGACGCGCGGTGGTGTGATCGAAACCACCTTCGCAGAAGAAACCGAAACCGACCTTTTCGGCGAACAAGTCGTGCTGTGCGGTGGCCTCAGCGAACTGATCAAAGCAGGTTTCGAAACCTTGGTTGAAGCTGGCTACCAAGAAGAAATGGCCTACTTCGAGTGCATGCACGAAGTGAAGCTGATCGTCGACCTGTTCTACCAGGGCGGTCTGAACTACATGCGATACAGCGTGAGCAACACGGCTGAATTCGGCGACTACTCGACCGGCCCACGCATCATCACGCCTGAAACCAAGGCTGAGATGAAGAAGGTCCTGACCGAAATCCAAGACGGCACGTTCGCGCGCAACTGGATCCTGGAAAACAAAGCTGGCGCTGCCCGCTTCAAAGCGATCCGCCGCCGCGAACGGACCCACCAGGTCGAAGAAGTCGGCAAACGCCTCCGCCGCCTGATGAGCTGGATCGACTCGAAAGAAGTTTAA
- a CDS encoding S8 family peptidase, protein MGSSDSDSPEACSRLANWLRHLTSNPNRLTKSPRRKNKRSAHQCAIESLEVRSMMAADISSIWFQDVSGSDFERSGGGLETDSTGITQQSTQDPYTNDWIVQLSTNVASQMTSVTQVGALLGGSGFNVEVVRGLGLVGQILVHSEGATAEQVGAWFSSLDAVANYELDIASVFNVAPNDPSFSATYGLKQIDAPEAWDKTTGSDSVVVGVIDTGVDWTHPDLAGNIWTNPGEIAGNGIDDDNNGFIDDVHGFDFANNDGDPMDDNHHGTHVAGTIAAQGNNARGVTGVAWNTSIMALKFLSASGTGYTSDAVRAINYATMMRNQYGVNIRVLNNSWGGGGYSASLDAAIQASEAADILFVAAAGNNGTSNDVNPHYPSNYNVGNVITVAATDKNDNLASFSNYGANSVDIAAPGVGIYSTIAGGYYATFSGTSMASPHVAGVAALAFAYDPDATAAEVKDAILAGGDWISGLDGKVATGMRLNAAGTLAHLNSESSTPDPDPTPDPEPVPNQAPTVGSVASDTGTIYLGETSTITLTAKNVADSDGTVSQVAFYRDSNGNGVWDESDALLGSDSTISGGLATLTISNPFTSAGSYKIFAQAIDNEGAKSNLVGTSVTVIQPDDHANTASGATLISVGSPLAGKLNYGGDVDYFRFSAEAGKTYVIDTNHNSLSASVLTLYSSNGASQLAQDTSSAGTKVVWTATTSGTVYFSVKGADSSQMGNYSVSVTESSPFKLNSGTLAILGTEGNDNISVNYSGSTVTVTMNGKSSTFNASQVRRITFDGGAGNDTATFYGTSNREIWTFQGDTMKATGSGFTWSTINTENNIGHASSGDTVRMLDTAGNDTFSSSSTKFTMSGTGYKNEVSGARNVMATANNGGIDTAVLYDSSGNDYFIGRGKDAYMMTSNSTVSTYGFERTSVYSTGGNDQAYLYDSAGNDTFNSYGTSSVLSGPGFVNSVYNFSRVTAMAMNGGNDVATFYDTDGKDTYVARGNQAYMYGAGYYTISQGFSRSTAVSTKGGNDQAFFYDTVGNDTYYSRTVESSMVGQGYANSARGFKNVNAIATMGGHDVAYLFDTASDDRLVARSNYAALYGEDFSSYAAGFDVVVAYSTSGSDKTYVGDIDFLMQYLGEWDD, encoded by the coding sequence GTGGGAAGTTCCGATAGCGATAGCCCAGAGGCATGTTCTCGGCTGGCAAACTGGTTGCGTCACCTGACATCGAATCCCAATCGTCTAACGAAAAGCCCTCGTCGTAAGAACAAACGCTCGGCCCACCAATGCGCGATCGAATCGCTCGAAGTTCGCAGCATGATGGCGGCCGATATCTCGTCGATTTGGTTCCAAGACGTTTCTGGTAGCGATTTCGAACGCTCTGGCGGAGGTCTTGAGACCGACTCGACCGGTATCACCCAGCAATCAACGCAAGATCCTTACACGAACGACTGGATCGTTCAACTTTCGACAAACGTCGCCAGCCAGATGACGTCTGTTACCCAGGTTGGCGCGCTGCTGGGTGGCAGTGGATTTAACGTAGAAGTGGTCCGTGGCTTGGGGCTGGTCGGGCAAATTCTGGTTCACAGCGAAGGAGCGACAGCGGAACAAGTCGGCGCCTGGTTCAGCTCGCTCGACGCAGTCGCCAACTACGAACTCGACATCGCGTCCGTTTTCAATGTCGCACCCAACGATCCAAGCTTCTCGGCGACTTACGGTTTGAAACAAATCGACGCTCCAGAGGCCTGGGATAAGACCACCGGTTCCGATAGCGTTGTTGTGGGTGTCATCGATACGGGCGTCGATTGGACTCATCCTGATCTGGCTGGCAACATCTGGACCAACCCAGGCGAAATTGCTGGTAATGGAATCGACGACGACAACAACGGTTTCATCGATGACGTGCATGGGTTCGATTTCGCCAACAACGACGGCGATCCGATGGACGACAATCACCACGGCACGCACGTAGCAGGAACGATCGCCGCCCAGGGCAACAACGCACGCGGCGTAACCGGGGTGGCCTGGAACACGTCGATCATGGCGTTGAAGTTCCTTTCGGCCAGCGGAACCGGTTACACTTCCGACGCGGTTCGCGCGATCAACTACGCCACAATGATGCGAAACCAGTACGGCGTAAACATTCGCGTGTTAAACAACAGCTGGGGTGGCGGCGGTTACAGTGCTTCCCTTGATGCGGCCATTCAAGCCAGCGAAGCAGCCGATATTTTATTCGTCGCTGCTGCTGGAAATAACGGCACCAGCAACGACGTCAATCCGCATTACCCCTCGAACTACAATGTCGGCAATGTGATCACGGTTGCCGCGACGGACAAAAACGACAACCTGGCTAGCTTCAGCAACTACGGTGCAAACTCGGTCGATATCGCCGCCCCCGGCGTGGGTATCTACAGCACGATTGCCGGTGGCTATTACGCGACGTTTTCAGGCACCAGCATGGCCTCGCCGCATGTCGCTGGGGTGGCTGCCTTGGCGTTCGCTTACGACCCAGATGCCACGGCTGCCGAAGTGAAAGACGCGATCTTGGCCGGTGGCGATTGGATCTCGGGCTTGGATGGGAAGGTCGCGACGGGGATGCGTCTTAACGCTGCCGGAACGCTGGCCCATTTGAACTCAGAGAGTAGCACGCCTGACCCAGATCCGACGCCAGACCCTGAACCAGTACCGAATCAGGCTCCGACCGTCGGCAGCGTTGCCAGCGACACCGGCACGATTTACCTGGGCGAAACGAGCACCATCACGCTAACGGCTAAGAACGTGGCTGATTCCGATGGAACGGTTTCGCAGGTAGCGTTCTATCGCGATAGCAACGGCAACGGTGTGTGGGATGAAAGCGATGCCCTTCTAGGAAGCGATTCAACCATAAGCGGCGGGCTGGCTACGCTGACGATCAGCAACCCGTTTACCTCAGCCGGAAGCTACAAGATCTTCGCTCAAGCTATCGATAACGAGGGCGCGAAGAGCAACCTGGTGGGAACCTCGGTAACGGTGATTCAGCCTGACGATCATGCCAACACGGCATCTGGGGCCACCCTGATTTCTGTCGGAAGTCCCCTGGCTGGCAAATTGAACTACGGTGGCGACGTCGACTACTTCCGCTTTAGCGCTGAAGCTGGCAAGACGTATGTGATCGATACAAATCACAACTCGTTGTCTGCCTCGGTGCTGACGCTATACAGCAGCAACGGCGCCTCGCAGTTGGCCCAAGATACGAGTAGTGCCGGGACGAAAGTGGTTTGGACCGCCACGACCAGCGGAACGGTTTATTTCTCTGTAAAGGGTGCTGATAGTTCTCAAATGGGGAACTACTCGGTTTCGGTTACCGAATCGTCGCCGTTTAAGCTTAATAGCGGAACGCTGGCGATCTTGGGAACCGAAGGCAACGATAACATCTCGGTGAACTACAGTGGTTCGACGGTTACCGTGACGATGAACGGTAAGTCGTCGACCTTCAATGCCTCGCAGGTCAGACGGATTACCTTCGATGGTGGAGCCGGGAACGATACGGCTACTTTCTACGGAACTTCAAACCGCGAGATTTGGACGTTCCAAGGCGACACCATGAAGGCGACCGGGAGCGGTTTTACTTGGTCGACCATCAACACCGAGAACAACATCGGCCATGCTAGTTCAGGCGATACGGTGCGAATGCTCGACACGGCTGGCAATGATACGTTCAGCAGCAGTTCGACCAAGTTCACCATGAGCGGCACCGGCTACAAGAATGAAGTGAGTGGTGCCCGCAATGTGATGGCCACGGCCAACAACGGTGGCATCGATACGGCGGTGCTGTACGATTCGAGCGGGAACGATTATTTCATCGGTCGCGGTAAAGATGCCTACATGATGACATCAAACTCGACCGTCTCGACTTACGGCTTCGAACGTACGAGCGTTTACAGCACCGGTGGAAACGATCAAGCCTATCTGTATGATTCGGCAGGGAACGATACTTTCAATTCGTACGGCACGTCGAGCGTGCTGAGCGGCCCCGGCTTTGTTAACTCGGTTTATAACTTCTCTCGCGTGACCGCCATGGCGATGAACGGTGGCAACGACGTCGCCACGTTCTACGATACCGACGGGAAGGATACCTATGTCGCGCGGGGCAATCAGGCTTATATGTATGGGGCTGGTTACTACACCATCAGCCAAGGCTTCAGCCGGTCGACGGCCGTTTCGACCAAGGGTGGCAACGATCAGGCGTTCTTCTACGACACGGTCGGCAACGATACCTATTACAGCCGAACAGTTGAAAGCTCGATGGTTGGCCAAGGCTATGCGAACTCGGCACGTGGTTTTAAGAACGTCAACGCTATCGCCACGATGGGCGGGCACGACGTGGCTTACTTGTTTGATACGGCCTCGGACGATCGACTTGTGGCCAGGTCAAACTATGCAGCCCTATATGGAGAAGATTTCTCTAGTTACGCTGCCGGTTTTGACGTTGTGGTTGCCTATTCGACAAGTGGTTCTGACAAAACTTATGTGGGCGACATCGACTTTTTAATGCAATACTTAGGAGAGTGGGACGACTAA
- a CDS encoding PQQ-binding-like beta-propeller repeat protein, giving the protein MMRFGIVGFLCVMLPAAVWAADARLDVGDSHEDWQSWRGPTGNNIALGPPVPTEWDEAKNVIWKIPLEGRGHSSPILVGDCLYLTSADQEKQITTVVAFDKHTGKQLWQTPVTRGGFQTDVHAKNTHATSTVASNGKQLFAVFLQNEAVILTALDLEGKILWQINAGPYKPEQYKFGYAPSPMLYEDLVLVASEYEEGWLAAFSQQDGQQRWRIDRKGTSYSTPIVAPLAGRDQLLLSGQAKVASFDPRTGEQLWEVDGTNLATCGTAVWEKDMVYASGGYPASPTQTVAIKVSETPEVLWTSREQCYEQSLLTHGGYLYLINDRGIFYCLHGQTGETMWKQRLGSPVSSSPLLSGDNIFIADEKGNMYVLKANPEKYEFVAKNQLGDETFATPIASQGRLYARYADSSSGTRQEYLICIGNQ; this is encoded by the coding sequence ATGATGCGTTTCGGTATCGTTGGATTTCTTTGCGTTATGCTGCCCGCCGCTGTTTGGGCTGCCGATGCGCGACTAGACGTAGGCGATTCTCACGAAGACTGGCAGTCATGGCGTGGTCCGACAGGAAACAACATTGCCCTTGGCCCACCGGTGCCTACCGAATGGGATGAAGCCAAGAACGTAATCTGGAAAATCCCGCTGGAAGGTCGGGGACACTCTTCGCCGATTTTGGTCGGTGATTGTCTCTATCTGACTTCAGCCGATCAAGAAAAACAAATTACCACCGTGGTTGCCTTTGATAAGCATACCGGAAAACAACTCTGGCAAACGCCGGTTACGCGAGGTGGTTTTCAAACCGATGTTCACGCCAAGAATACGCACGCTACGTCGACCGTGGCTTCCAATGGCAAGCAACTGTTCGCGGTGTTCCTGCAAAATGAAGCGGTGATTCTGACCGCTTTGGATTTAGAAGGGAAGATCCTGTGGCAAATCAACGCCGGACCTTACAAGCCAGAACAGTATAAGTTTGGCTACGCGCCTTCTCCGATGCTTTATGAAGACTTGGTGCTTGTAGCCTCCGAATATGAAGAAGGTTGGCTGGCCGCGTTTTCGCAACAAGATGGCCAACAGCGCTGGCGGATTGATCGGAAGGGAACGTCCTACAGCACACCCATCGTGGCTCCCCTGGCCGGTCGCGATCAGTTGCTCTTAAGCGGGCAAGCGAAAGTCGCTTCATTTGATCCCCGCACCGGCGAACAACTGTGGGAAGTCGACGGCACGAATCTTGCCACGTGTGGCACCGCCGTCTGGGAAAAAGACATGGTCTATGCCAGCGGAGGCTATCCCGCTTCGCCCACGCAAACCGTGGCGATCAAGGTTAGCGAAACACCTGAAGTATTATGGACCAGCCGCGAGCAATGCTACGAACAATCTCTGCTGACGCACGGCGGCTATCTCTACTTGATTAACGACCGAGGAATCTTCTATTGTTTGCACGGACAGACAGGCGAAACCATGTGGAAGCAGCGCCTCGGCAGCCCTGTCAGTTCCTCTCCTTTGCTAAGCGGTGACAACATCTTCATTGCCGATGAAAAAGGGAACATGTACGTCCTCAAGGCAAATCCTGAAAAGTACGAGTTCGTCGCCAAGAACCAACTCGGAGACGAAACGTTCGCCACGCCGATCGCCAGCCAAGGACGCCTGTATGCCCGCTACGCCGATAGCTCGTCCGGAACCCGGCAAGAGTATTTGATCTGCATCGGTAACCAATGA
- a CDS encoding TrkA C-terminal domain-containing protein, whose translation MASFLPILSLLLVIVISLMVVRVATIALVLTGISHQLAQFQARSAFTGSGFTTSESDRVVQHPVRRKIIMILMLLGNAGIVTAVSSLMLSFVHTSSETPAYWWLRVVFLVGGVLVLWMISRSQWVDKRLNQVVEMALRRWTDLEVCDYSNLLHLAHGYTVIEMEVQEEDWLAGQELVALRLSEEGVLVLGVERPGGIYLGAPRGFTKLHAGDTVIMYGPSDILMNLDERRAGSSGNWDHHKAVDRHLQVKREQEEIERTTEQEEPVTS comes from the coding sequence ATGGCGTCATTTCTTCCAATACTCTCATTATTGTTGGTCATCGTGATCTCGTTGATGGTCGTCCGCGTGGCAACGATCGCCTTGGTGCTGACTGGCATATCTCACCAGTTGGCTCAATTTCAAGCACGTTCCGCATTCACTGGTTCCGGTTTTACCACTTCGGAATCAGACCGCGTGGTTCAGCATCCGGTGCGGCGCAAGATCATTATGATTCTGATGCTTCTGGGGAACGCAGGGATTGTGACGGCGGTTAGTTCCTTGATGCTGTCCTTCGTCCACACTAGCAGCGAGACGCCTGCCTATTGGTGGCTGCGAGTTGTGTTTTTGGTGGGTGGCGTTTTGGTATTGTGGATGATCTCGCGAAGTCAGTGGGTCGATAAGCGGTTGAACCAAGTGGTAGAGATGGCGCTTCGTCGTTGGACCGATTTGGAAGTGTGCGACTACTCGAACTTGTTACATTTGGCACACGGCTACACCGTGATCGAGATGGAAGTCCAAGAGGAAGACTGGTTAGCCGGACAAGAATTGGTCGCGCTGCGATTGTCGGAAGAAGGGGTCTTGGTCTTGGGTGTCGAACGCCCTGGCGGCATCTATCTGGGCGCGCCCCGAGGTTTCACCAAATTGCACGCCGGAGACACCGTCATCATGTACGGCCCGAGCGATATTCTGATGAACTTAGACGAACGCCGGGCAGGCTCCTCAGGAAACTGGGACCACCACAAAGCCGTCGATCGCCATCTACAGGTCAAACGCGAGCAGGAAGAAATTGAACGGACTACCGAGCAAGAAGAGCCCGTTACTTCATAA
- a CDS encoding DUF1570 domain-containing protein: MLAVRIDSALTLLFVVVYSAFFPPNILAQGQTYPVMIQLDLQDETIQATPVIASEQQVIMLGRDGQLWDFAPEDATNFARLAQPFQPLPQNELRRKLLDEFGRGFDVSGTGSYLVVHPAGAKERWANQFEQLYRSFHQYFTARNIPLQRNEFPLVAIVFPDFPTYQKYAAAEGMRVSKGVVGYYSPRTNRVALYDVTRGDPNHPLWGENLATIIHEATHQTAFNTGVHSRYSRQPKWLVEGLATMFEAPGVWDSRNHPQFRERLNQARMSEFLSYMKTQRQPNSLQEFIATDDAYRQRPSTAYGEGWALAFYLIETRPREFAQYMQTVANRPAGEPYTAEQRVEDFQNAFGADLNLLESYFLRYIQQAPTKL, translated from the coding sequence ATGCTAGCAGTACGCATTGATTCGGCCCTAACCCTTTTGTTTGTGGTCGTTTACTCCGCATTTTTTCCCCCGAATATCTTGGCTCAGGGGCAAACCTACCCAGTCATGATTCAGCTCGATTTGCAGGACGAAACGATCCAGGCAACGCCAGTCATCGCTTCCGAGCAGCAAGTCATCATGCTGGGTCGAGATGGGCAACTCTGGGATTTCGCCCCAGAAGATGCCACCAACTTTGCGCGACTTGCCCAACCATTTCAACCTCTGCCGCAAAATGAACTGCGGAGAAAGCTGCTCGACGAGTTTGGCCGCGGCTTCGATGTAAGTGGAACCGGCAGCTACTTGGTGGTTCACCCGGCTGGGGCAAAGGAGCGTTGGGCCAATCAGTTCGAGCAACTCTATCGCTCGTTCCACCAATATTTCACCGCCCGGAATATCCCGCTACAGCGAAATGAATTTCCGTTGGTGGCGATTGTTTTCCCCGACTTTCCAACCTATCAAAAATACGCTGCGGCAGAAGGAATGCGGGTTAGCAAAGGTGTCGTCGGTTACTACTCGCCTAGAACCAATCGGGTTGCCTTGTACGATGTGACCCGAGGAGATCCCAATCATCCGCTATGGGGCGAGAACCTAGCTACCATCATCCACGAAGCCACCCATCAAACGGCCTTTAACACCGGTGTCCATAGCCGTTACTCTCGTCAGCCGAAATGGCTGGTTGAAGGTTTGGCTACCATGTTCGAGGCCCCTGGCGTGTGGGACTCGCGCAATCATCCTCAGTTTCGTGAACGCCTGAACCAAGCTCGCATGAGCGAGTTTCTATCGTACATGAAAACGCAACGACAACCGAATTCGCTGCAAGAGTTTATCGCCACCGACGACGCATATCGTCAGCGTCCCAGCACGGCTTATGGCGAAGGTTGGGCGTTGGCCTTCTACTTAATTGAAACGCGTCCCCGCGAATTTGCCCAGTACATGCAAACCGTTGCCAATCGCCCAGCAGGCGAACCGTATACGGCCGAACAGCGTGTAGAAGATTTCCAAAATGCGTTCGGAGCCGATCTGAATCTGTTGGAATCGTACTTCCTGCGTTACATCCAACAGGCACCCACTAAGCTGTAG
- a CDS encoding peptidylprolyl isomerase produces MLSKPCIGSPTFILVIICLMVLPEAANDESLSDDLEYSSGPSNLSEEILVHPTTGAIVLASVNNVPVYDVEVQRYLDRLDVFQGLPESTLQIYRSGVLSQLVRQQGVFSYLQTTDYRATEQEVNLALAEVTKTLEARGQSLDAFLAAGKADKAMLRRNLAWKIVWNRYLDSYLTEVNLRRYYERHYAQFDGTTRRVAQIFQGDPSNSDDFEWDRAFRDTVLIRDRIQQGELKFSDAVKQYSNSPSAADGGDLGWIGYHGPLDPRIHEAAYSRPVGSIVGPIQTRFGIHLLYIMEEKRGTATWEEMVDDIRAAAASYLFANVAEKYLSDARVFYFGEEEASEMDPTLVHMFHKEFVAP; encoded by the coding sequence ATGTTGTCCAAACCTTGTATCGGATCCCCCACGTTTATCCTGGTGATCATCTGTCTGATGGTGTTGCCAGAAGCTGCCAACGATGAGAGTTTGTCTGACGATTTAGAGTATTCTTCAGGACCTAGCAATTTATCTGAAGAGATCTTAGTTCATCCCACAACCGGTGCGATTGTACTCGCCAGCGTAAATAATGTGCCGGTTTACGATGTTGAAGTGCAGCGATATTTGGACAGGCTCGATGTCTTTCAAGGGCTACCAGAATCGACGCTTCAGATTTACCGTTCTGGCGTGTTGTCGCAGTTGGTTCGCCAGCAAGGCGTTTTTTCTTACTTGCAAACCACGGATTATCGTGCCACAGAGCAAGAGGTGAATCTGGCCTTGGCCGAAGTCACAAAGACATTAGAAGCACGTGGGCAATCGCTCGACGCGTTCCTGGCTGCCGGCAAGGCGGACAAGGCCATGTTGCGACGAAACCTCGCCTGGAAAATCGTGTGGAATCGTTACCTCGATAGCTATCTAACCGAAGTCAATTTGCGCCGCTACTACGAACGTCACTATGCCCAGTTCGACGGCACGACCCGGCGCGTCGCCCAAATTTTTCAAGGTGATCCGAGCAACTCAGATGATTTCGAGTGGGACAGAGCATTCCGAGATACCGTGCTGATCCGTGATCGAATTCAGCAAGGGGAACTCAAATTCTCGGACGCGGTCAAACAGTATTCTAACTCCCCCAGCGCGGCCGATGGTGGCGATTTGGGATGGATCGGATATCACGGCCCACTCGATCCAAGAATACACGAAGCCGCCTACTCGCGCCCGGTCGGTAGCATCGTTGGCCCCATTCAGACACGGTTTGGCATTCACCTCTTGTACATTATGGAAGAGAAACGAGGGACAGCCACATGGGAAGAGATGGTCGACGACATCCGGGCCGCCGCCGCCTCTTACTTGTTTGCGAATGTCGCCGAAAAGTACCTGTCCGATGCAAGGGTCTTCTACTTTGGAGAAGAAGAAGCCAGTGAAATGGATCCCACGCTTGTCCACATGTTCCACAAAGAATTCGTTGCACCGTAA